The following are from one region of the Salmo salar chromosome ssa27, Ssal_v3.1, whole genome shotgun sequence genome:
- the LOC106588883 gene encoding LOW QUALITY PROTEIN: inactive phospholipase C-like protein 2 (The sequence of the model RefSeq protein was modified relative to this genomic sequence to represent the inferred CDS: deleted 1 base in 1 codon) has product MKPSPGNGVNLQTHREDLVSNGGCGMSDTVTAVQTDTGPGSPMTDKPGAGGDTDAKGIPRRSSIIKSGSRAGRERKKTVSFSSSLSERKISSAADCISAMVRGTELRKVRSNSRVYQRYYLLESGLQALRWEPSKKESDKARIAVSSVREVRTGRNTETFRTNGIYDQISEDCAFSIIYGETYEALDLVANSAEVANVWVTGLRYLILYGKHAMDMIASSEDSLRLVWLAEMFSSKVVSNGQGGREEGISLRSAIGLIKSVNPGVRSGKVERRFKELHRIKERTSGARTTGVGTDVGAVAGPEAMVGTSVVAGAGTGSGDGIEMGKGDGAGTRTEVVCEGDGAGTRTEVVGEGDGAGTRTEVVGKGDGAGTRTEVVGKGDGAGTRTEVVGKGHGAGTRTEVVGKGDGAGTRTEVVGKGDGAGTRTEVVGKGDGAGTRTEVVGKGDGAGTRTEVVGKGDGAGTRTEVVGKGDGAGTRTEVVGKGDGAGTRTEVVGKGDGAGTRTEVVGKGDGAGTRTEVVGKGDGAGTRTEVVGKGDGAGTRTEVVGKGDGAGTRTEVVGKGDGAGTRTEVVGKGNTDNRKGEIEDMVTKEEFIEVFHELCTRPEIYFLLVQFSSNKEFLDTKDLMKFLEAEQGVAQVTEDTSLELIQSHEPSEEGRRQGCLSLDGFTSYLTSLECHLFDPEHSQVCQDMSQPLSHYYINSSHNTYLIEDQFRGPTDITGYIRALKMGCRCVEVDVWDGPDDEPVVYTGYTLTSPVLFRCVLDVIGCFSFAASECPLILCLENHCSPRQQRVMLQHLRRILGERLYTEPLREGEGYLPSPHALRGKILLKGQKLEEGCGETEGDVTDEDEGAEMCQRMKAGNSEGGGGAPSKRFQLLKELSDLVTLCKSVRFTDFQKSFSTQKPWEFCSFNETLAVRCASECPGDFVNYNKRFLSRVYPSAMRIDSSNMNPQDLWKCGCQIVAMNYQTPGLMMDLNIAWFRQNGNCGYVLRPAIMRQEVSYFSANTRESVPGVSPQLLHVKVISGQNLPRPSGSGAKGDVVDPYVYVEIHGIPADCAERRTRTVVENGDNPIFDESFEFQINLPELAMVRFVVLDDEFIGDEFIGQYTIPLECLQPGYRHVPLHSLTGEDLPYARLFVHVALTNRRGGGKSHKRGLSVRKARRGREYAALRDLGVKALDDVFKMAAPSLKEATDMRENMQNSVAVFRDLCGVSAVANLMQCVLALGSRVAGADGAPLLLFELKEQYPSMESQGPLPDVLRRVVSTYETMIQASRAVIELSDGVYDRILQIQTTAMEFHEKLKPMAVKEGLKGRKVTRAVESFSWNITILKGQADLLKRAKTEVQENIKQVHYAALTSNLSKGGTGETTHTRRSLDAPPSVSGTAPARSFP; this is encoded by the exons ATGAAACCCTCTCCGGGCAACGGGGTGAACCTCCAGACTCATCGAGAAGATTTGGTGTCCAACGGAGGCTGCGGAATGTCAGACACCGTTACAGCTGTCCAAACCGACACTGGTCCCGGATCCCCCATGACTGACAAGCCGGGAGCAGGAGGAGATACAGACGCCAAAGGAATCCCGCGGCGGAGCAGTATTATCAAG tctggTTCTCGTGCTGGTCGTGAGAGAAAGAAGACGGTCTCCTTCAGCAGCAGTCTCTCTGAGAGGAAGATCAGCAGCGCTGCAGACTGCATCAGTGCTATG GTGAGGGGTACTGAGCTGCGGAAGGTGCGCTCCAACTCACGGGTCTACCAACGCTACTACCTGCTGGAGTCAGGTCTGCAGGCCCTGCGATGGGAGCCCTCCAAGAAGGAGTCAGACAAGGCCCGCATCGCCGTCTCCTCCGTCAGAGAG GTCCGCACCGGCCGCAACACAGAGACATTTAGGACTAACGGCATCTATGACCAGATCTCTGAGGACTGTGCCTTCTCTATCATCTACGGAGAGACCTATGAAGCTCTGGACCTGGTAGCTAACTCTGCAGAGGTGGCCAACGTTTGGGTAACTGGCCTGAG GTATCTGATTCTGTATGGGAAGCATGCCATGGACATGATAGCCAGCAGTGAGGACAGCCTTCGTCTCGTCTGGCTAGCAGAGATGTTCTCCTCTAAGGTTGTTTCAAATGgacaggggggaagagaggaggggatcagCTTGCGGTCAGCTATAGGACTGATCAAGAGTGTTAACCCTGGAGTGAGGAGTGGGAAAGTAGAACGCAGGTTTAAGGAGCTCCATCGAATCAAAGAGAGGACGAGTGGGGCTCGGACAACTGGAGTTGGAACTGATGTTGGTGCTGTGGCTGGACCTGAAGCAATGGTTGGTACTTCAGTTGTAGCTGGAGCTGGGACTGGTTCTGGGGATGGAATTGAGATGGGTAAAGGAGATGGGGCTGGGACTAGAACTGAGGTGGTTTGTGAAGGAGATGGGGCTGGGACTAGAACTGAGGTGGTGGGTGAAGGAGATGGGGCTGGGACTAGAACTGAGGTGGTGGGTAAAGGAGATGGGGCTGGGACTAGAACTGAGGTGGTGGGTAAAGGAGATGGGGCTGGGACTAGAACTGAGGTAGTCGGTAAAGGACATGGGGCTGGGACTAGAACTGAGGTAGTCGGTAAAGGAGATGGGGCTGGGACTAGAACTGAGGTAGTCGGTAAAGGAGATGGGGCTGGGACTAGAACTGAGGTAGTCGGTAAAGGAGATGGGGCTGGGACTAGAACTGAGGTAGTCGGTAAAGGAGATGGGGCTGGGACTAGAACTGAGGTAGTCGGTAAAGGAGATGGGGCTGGGACTAGAACTGAGGTAGTCGGTAAAGGAGATGGGGCTGGGACTAGAACTGAGGTAGTCGGTAAAGGAGATGGGGCTGGGACTAGAACTGAGGTAGTCGGTAAAGGAGATGGGGCTGGGACTAGAACTGAGGTAGTCGGTAAAGGAGATGGGGCTGGGACTAGAACTGAGGTAGTCGGTAAAGGAGATGGGGCTGGGACTAGAACTGAGGTAGTCGGTAAAGGAGATGGGGCTGGGACTAGAACTGAGGTAGTCGGTAAAGGAGATGGGGCTGGGACTAGAACTGAGGTAGTCGGTAAAGGAGATGGGGCTGGGACTAGAACTGAGGTAGTCGGTAAAGGTAACACAGACAACAGAAAAGGAGAAATAGAGGACATGGTCACCAAGGAGGAGTTCATTGAGGTATTTCACGAACTTTGCACCCGACCGGAGATCTACTTCCTGCTTGTGCAGTTCTCTAGCAACAAGGAGTTCCTGGATACCAAGGATCTGATGAAGTTCCTGGAGGCTGAGCAGGGCGTGGCTCAG GTGACTGAAGACACCAGTCTGGAGCTCATACAATCCCACGAGCCGTCGGAGGAGGGCCGTCGCCAGGGCTGCCTCTCATTGGACGGTTTCACCAGCTATCTCACCTCTCTGGAGTGCCACCTGTTTGACCCGGAACACAGCCAGGTGTGCCAGGACATGAGCCAGCCCTTATCCCACTACTACATCAACTCCTCCCACAACACCTACCTCATCGAGGACCAGTTCAGGGGGCCCACTGACATCACCGGCTACATCCGGGCTTTAAAGATGGGCTGCAGGTGTGTGGAGGTGGACGTGTGGGACGGCCCTGACGACGAACCCGTGGTTTATACTGGTTACACCCTCACCTCGCCTGTCCTGTTCCGCTGTGTCCTGGACGTGATTGGGTGCTTTTCATTCGCAGCGTCAGAGTGTCCTCTAATCCTGTGCTTGGAGAACCACTGCTCCCCCCGCCAGCAGAGAGTCATGCTCCAGCACCTGAGGAGGATACTGGGAGAGAGGTTGTACACGGAGCCCCTCAGGGAAGGGGAGGGGTACCTGCCCTCACCCCATGCCCTGAGGGGCAAGATCCTGCTGAAGGGGCAGAAGTTGGAGGAGGGGTGCGGTGAGACCGAGGGGGATGTGACTGATGAAGACGAG GGGGCGGAGATGTGCCAGAGGATGAAGGCTGGTaacagtgaaggaggaggagggg CTCCCTCTAAACGGTTCCAGCTTCTGAAGGAGCTCTCGGACTTGGTGACTCTGTGCAAGTCGGTACGCTTCACGGACTTCCAGAAGTCTTTCTCTACCCAGAAACCCTGGGAGTTCTGCTCGTTCAACGAGACCCTAGCGGTTCGCTGCGCCAGCGAGTGCCCAGGAGACTTTGTCAACTACAACAAGCGCTTCCTGTCGCGGGTCTACCCCAGCGCCATGCGCATCGACTCCAGCAACATGAACCCACAGGACCTGTGGAAGTGCGGTTGCCAGATTGTGGCTATGAACTACCAGACGCCCGGGTTGATGATGGACCTAAACATCGCCTGGTTCCGCCAGAACGGGAATTGTGGGTACGTGCTGCGACCCGCCATCATGCGACAGGAGGTTTCATATTTCAGCGCCAATACAAGAGAATCTGTGCCGGGTGTGTCCCCTCAGCTGCTCCATGTTAAG GTGATCAGTGGTCAGAACTTGCCCCGTCCGAGTGGTTCTGGAGCTAAAGGAGATGTGGTGGACCCGTACGTCTACGTGGAGATCCACGGTATCCCTGCTGACTGTGCCGAGCGCCGCACCCGCACGGTGGTGGAGAACGGAGACAACCCCATCTTCGACGAGAGCTTTGAGTTCCAGATCAACCTGCCCGAGCTGGCCATGGTGCGCTTCGTGGTGCTGGATGATGAATTCATAGGGGACGAGTTCATAG gtcagtataccATTCCCCTGGAGTGCTTACAGCCAGGCTACCGGCACGTACCATTACATTCTCTGACGGGGGAGGACCTCCCGTATGCCCGGCTGTTCGTCCATGTGGCTCTCACCAACCGGAGAGGAGGGGGCAAGTCCCACAAGCGGGGGCTGTCTGTGCGAAAGGCGAGGCGAGGGAGGGAGTACGCTGCACTCAGGGACCTGGGGGTCAAAGCCTTGGATGATGTTTTCAAAATGGCGGCCCCGTCATTGAAGGAAGCCACAGACATGCGGGAGAACATGCAG aACTCGGTGGCAGTGTTCAGGGATCTGTGTGGGGTGTCAGCGGTGGCTAACCTCATGCAGTGTGTGTTGGCCCTGGGGTCCCGAGTTGCGGGGGCTGATGGGGCCCCCCTGTTGCTGTTTGAGCTGAAGGAGCAGTACCCCTCCATGGAGTCTCAGGGGCCCCTGCCAGACGTCCTACGCAGGGTGGTGTCCACTTACGAAACG ATGATCCAGGCGAGCAGAGCGGTGATCGAGCTGTCAGACGGAGTCTACGACAGGATCCTACAGATACAGACaacag